Proteins encoded by one window of Lactobacillus sp. ESL0684:
- a CDS encoding APC family permease: MKQQENDKLGFIAIIFLAINLIIGSGIFLTPGTVVRQVGSKALWVYLLAAVFAAVLALPFAAASKYVNKSGASYAYAKVAFGNKFGFYIGITCYFANNAVWSTGLVGVVKAVIALLGGEADNSWLITIGLVLIMLLDTVVNLFGQKITKYVMNLSTICKTLALVVIIVAGGFLIFKSGANFDLSAVNRIKEGGKNIVPAVTLSTFMMAVVSALYAFSGFEAVASGAEDMADPEKNLPKAIPLAVILIAVIYIGVLAVAMILNPSALMKTNQVVALAAIFDNPLLSGIILSGAIISMLGINFAYSFSAPRFLEAMAKEHQLSQTLTKRTKRNFPSRAFYISAVIAVVIPMAFQYDLTNLVTLGSIVRFLEFAIVPAAVIQFYRGRAKQPTIAAHKNIWTDLIAPIFSILIVIFMLIEYNWRVQFGIVDNGQVVGVNWFAVATMIFGFVILPLIMYWLSRKEWDNLK; the protein is encoded by the coding sequence TATATCTATTAGCAGCAGTCTTTGCCGCAGTTCTGGCACTGCCGTTTGCAGCTGCTTCTAAATATGTTAATAAGTCTGGTGCTTCTTATGCTTATGCTAAAGTAGCTTTTGGTAATAAGTTTGGCTTTTATATTGGAATTACTTGTTACTTTGCTAATAATGCCGTTTGGAGCACAGGGCTAGTTGGTGTTGTTAAGGCGGTTATTGCTTTACTTGGCGGTGAGGCAGATAATAGCTGGCTAATTACCATTGGCTTAGTGCTAATCATGTTGTTAGATACGGTAGTTAATTTATTTGGTCAAAAAATCACTAAATATGTTATGAACTTATCGACAATTTGTAAAACACTAGCTTTAGTGGTCATCATTGTTGCAGGTGGCTTTCTAATTTTTAAATCTGGTGCGAATTTTGATTTGAGTGCAGTTAATCGCATTAAAGAGGGTGGCAAAAATATTGTGCCGGCAGTGACACTGAGCACTTTTATGATGGCGGTTGTTTCAGCTTTATATGCTTTTTCTGGGTTTGAAGCAGTGGCTTCAGGTGCAGAAGATATGGCCGATCCAGAAAAAAATTTGCCGAAAGCTATTCCATTAGCAGTAATTTTAATTGCCGTTATTTATATTGGCGTCTTAGCAGTTGCGATGATTTTAAATCCAAGTGCTTTAATGAAGACTAATCAGGTAGTGGCACTTGCTGCAATTTTTGATAATCCGCTTTTAAGTGGCATTATTTTGAGTGGAGCAATTATTTCTATGCTGGGAATTAACTTTGCTTATAGCTTTAGTGCCCCACGTTTTTTAGAAGCAATGGCTAAAGAACATCAGTTATCACAAACACTAACTAAAAGAACCAAGAGGAACTTTCCTAGCCGTGCTTTCTATATTTCGGCCGTGATTGCAGTAGTAATTCCGATGGCGTTTCAATATGATTTAACTAATCTAGTTACCTTGGGTTCGATTGTGCGTTTTTTGGAATTTGCCATTGTGCCAGCAGCAGTCATTCAATTTTACCGTGGACGTGCTAAGCAGCCGACGATTGCTGCACACAAAAATATTTGGACTGATTTAATTGCACCAATTTTTTCAATTTTGATTGTGATTTTTATGTTAATTGAATATAACTGGCGGGTGCAATTTGGCATAGTGGATAATGGTCAAGTTGTCGGAGTAAATTGGTTTGCTGTTGCAACCATGATTTTTGGTTTTGTCATTTTGCCATTAATTATGTATTGGCTTTCAAGAAAGGAATGGGATAATCTGAAGTAA
- a CDS encoding ATP-binding cassette domain-containing protein translates to MLKIDQVSKNYGEIAALKQVSFTVKPGEILGLIGKNGAGKSTLFHSILRLIKFQGSITWNGQPITAQMFDEIGYLPEERSLLPNLTVGRQISYLAKLKDFKASNELIDQWLARFEVKGNRQTKIKSLSKGNQQKVQLICTLIHKPKLIILDEPFSGLDPVNAGLLKTAIIAAKQHGAAIIFSSHNMANVEAVCDKLVMFNLGQIVLAGSTQSVRAQFGKVNLFITTDWSEQQLQKLQGVDEVIRRNLRQYLLKLRDETFGPAIFKQLTNGNYIEEFSQQPPSLAEIFRMKAGAANA, encoded by the coding sequence ATGTTAAAAATTGACCAGGTTAGTAAGAATTATGGCGAAATAGCGGCCCTCAAGCAGGTTAGCTTTACTGTAAAACCGGGAGAAATTCTGGGGCTAATTGGAAAAAACGGTGCAGGTAAGTCGACCTTATTTCATAGTATTTTACGTTTGATTAAGTTTCAAGGGAGTATTACTTGGAACGGTCAGCCGATTACGGCGCAGATGTTTGATGAAATTGGTTATTTGCCAGAAGAACGTAGTTTGTTGCCTAATTTGACTGTTGGACGACAAATTTCATACTTGGCTAAGTTGAAAGATTTCAAGGCTAGTAATGAATTAATCGATCAGTGGTTAGCTCGTTTTGAAGTTAAGGGAAATAGACAGACTAAGATAAAGTCATTGTCTAAAGGTAATCAACAAAAAGTGCAATTAATCTGCACTTTAATTCATAAGCCAAAATTGATTATTTTAGATGAACCATTTAGTGGATTAGATCCAGTTAATGCAGGATTACTTAAAACGGCAATTATAGCAGCTAAGCAACATGGCGCAGCAATTATTTTTTCTAGTCACAATATGGCTAACGTTGAAGCTGTCTGTGACAAGTTAGTAATGTTTAATTTGGGACAGATTGTTTTAGCGGGTAGCACACAGTCGGTGCGGGCCCAATTTGGCAAGGTGAATTTATTTATTACGACAGATTGGTCTGAGCAGCAGCTACAAAAACTTCAAGGAGTTGATGAAGTAATACGACGCAATTTGCGACAGTATTTACTTAAGTTACGTGATGAGACTTTTGGACCAGCAATTTTTAAGCAATTAACTAATGGCAATTATATTGAAGAATTTAGTCAGCAGCCGCCTAGTCTAGCAGAAATTTTTCGCATGAAAGCTGGTGCAGCTAATGCGTAA
- a CDS encoding ABC transporter permease: MRKLWTIISETYGRQVKSWSFLLLVLGPFLLLAVSLGAGYLAAVNSGELTKPKIAVISSQADLRQNYAAQSKVKIEQSITTQAAAKKAVKQDQIKGYLLLTNTHGKLEATFYHGDNANTPKKADINATLIQLQSSLNIRQGHLTSQQLQALQVQPNLKTVSLNNSSNNDDVRYITIMVVLIIIYMIVLTYASIITQEIAGDKSHKIIEVIFSSTTPGVYVCGKIIALLLMIVTQLVAYVLMALAALAIAQTIPTTQNWLAANQPVLGEILHNFTGSIVLYIVLGVVAYTVLSAYFGALVKSSDNAAKAAQPASMLAIAGFLIAITFINQPQNILVKILSYVPLFSSYLMPVRMFADKVNSWEVLVSLLLLLVTICGFLWYLCRVYGKLMLQKETPKWRFSFFKK; this comes from the coding sequence ATGCGTAAATTATGGACGATTATTAGTGAAACCTATGGCCGACAAGTTAAATCTTGGAGTTTTTTGTTACTAGTTTTAGGACCATTTTTGCTGTTAGCAGTTAGTCTTGGTGCAGGCTATCTTGCAGCTGTTAACAGTGGGGAATTGACGAAACCAAAAATAGCAGTAATTAGTTCACAAGCAGATTTGCGGCAAAATTATGCTGCGCAAAGTAAAGTTAAGATTGAGCAATCAATTACTACGCAAGCTGCGGCAAAAAAAGCAGTTAAGCAAGATCAAATTAAGGGTTACTTACTTTTAACTAATACTCATGGCAAATTAGAGGCCACTTTTTATCATGGTGATAATGCCAATACGCCTAAAAAAGCTGATATTAATGCAACTTTAATTCAATTGCAAAGTAGCCTGAATATTCGTCAAGGGCACCTAACTAGTCAACAATTGCAGGCTTTGCAAGTGCAACCAAATTTAAAAACTGTTAGTTTGAATAATTCTAGTAATAATGATGATGTACGTTATATTACAATTATGGTTGTTTTGATTATTATTTATATGATTGTTTTAACTTATGCGTCAATTATTACCCAGGAAATAGCTGGTGATAAAAGTCATAAAATAATTGAAGTGATCTTTTCGAGTACCACGCCCGGAGTGTATGTCTGCGGCAAAATTATTGCCTTACTATTGATGATTGTGACACAACTAGTTGCTTATGTCTTAATGGCTTTAGCTGCTTTAGCCATTGCCCAAACTATTCCGACGACCCAAAATTGGCTGGCTGCTAATCAGCCAGTTTTAGGAGAAATTTTACATAATTTTACGGGTTCAATCGTGTTGTATATTGTGCTGGGAGTAGTTGCCTATACTGTCTTATCAGCTTATTTTGGCGCATTGGTCAAAAGCAGTGATAATGCTGCTAAAGCTGCACAACCAGCATCAATGTTAGCAATAGCCGGTTTTTTAATAGCAATAACTTTTATCAATCAGCCGCAAAACATTTTGGTTAAAATCTTGTCGTATGTTCCTTTATTTTCATCATATCTGATGCCAGTGAGAATGTTTGCGGACAAGGTTAATTCGTGGGAAGTGTTGGTATCCTTGTTGCTATTGTTAGTCACGATTTGCGGTTTCCTATGGTATCTTTGCCGAGTGTACGGCAAGTTGATGTTACAAAAAGAAACACCTAAGTGGCGTTTTTCTTTCTTTAAGAAGTAG